A stretch of Lathyrus oleraceus cultivar Zhongwan6 chromosome 6, CAAS_Psat_ZW6_1.0, whole genome shotgun sequence DNA encodes these proteins:
- the LOC127096403 gene encoding protein NSP-INTERACTING KINASE 1, with amino-acid sequence MEISRGEGFLCFVTLFLFSCSTNALLSPKGINFEVQALMSIKASLMDPHGILENWDGDAVDPCSWNMITCSTENLVISLGIPSQNLSGTLSPSIGKLTNLQTIMLQNNNITGPISSELGKLSMLQTLDLSDNFFNGKIPTSLGHLRKFQYLRINNNSFSGECPESLANMAQLTFFDLSFNNFSGSVPRILAKSFNIVGNPLVCATAKETNCHGMKLMPMSMNLNNTNAHKRGHCVWFKSWMPFLISPWFRIFGVGKGGFGIVYKGILSDGTLVVVKRLKDGNASLEEVVMALKYGGYIFNNLHTEINTRHIYMTIKMVEKYSGLQLQPHKAFVGANDFAHESGIPQDGMLTLH; translated from the exons ATGGAAATTTCAAGAGGAGAAGGTTTTCTATGTTTTGTGACGTTGTTCTTGTTTTCGTGTTCTACTAATGCTTTGCTTTCTCCTAAAGGAATTAACTTTGAAGTTCAAGCTTTGATGAGTATAAAAGCTTCATTAATGGATCCTCATGGAATTCTAGAGAATTGGGATGGTGATGCTGTTGATCCATGTAGTTGGAATATGATTACTTGTTCTACTGAGAATCTTGTTATTAGTTTGGGAATTCCTAGTCAGAATTTATCTGGTACATTATCACCAAGTATTGGAAAGTTAACAAATCTTCAAACTATTATGTTACAGAATAACAACATAACTGGACCAATCAGTTCAGAGCTAGGAAAACTTTCCATGCTTCAAACACTTGATCTTTCTGATAACTTTTTCAATGGAAAGATTCCTACTTCTCTTGGTCATCTGAGAAAGTTTCAATACTTGAGGATTAATAATAACAGTTTTTCTGGTGAATGTCCCGAGTCGTTGGCGAACATGGCGCAACTTACTTTTTTTGATTTGTCATTCAACAATTTTAGTGGCAGTGTGCCTAGAATCTTGGCCAAATCATTCAATATTGTTGGAAACCCTCTGGTCTGTGCTACAGCAAAAGAAACAAACTGTCATGGGATGAAACTCATGCCTATGTCAATGAACTTAAACAATACTAACGCTCACAAAAGGGGTCATTGCGTTTGGTTTAAGTCTTGGATGCCTTTTCTTATTAGTCCTTGGTTTCGGATTTTTGGAGTTG GAAAAGGCGGCTTCGGCATTGTCTACAAAGGAATTCTTTCGGACGGTACGCTTGTCGTTGTAAAGAGGCTTAAAGATGGAAATGCCTCCTTGGAAGAAGTTGTGATGGCCTTGAAATACGGAGGATATATCTTCAACAATCTCCACACTGAAATCAATACAAGGCACATTTATATGACAATCAAAATGGTTGAAAAGTACTCTGGTTTGCAGTTACAACCACACAAGGCTTTTGTGGGGGCTAATGATTTTGCTCATGAAAGTGGCATACCTCAGGATGGAATGCTTACATTGCACTAG